The Burkholderia cepacia genome includes a region encoding these proteins:
- a CDS encoding multicopper oxidase family protein yields the protein MGHITHRAWTETLAHLGRLARVVVATLAALLSMHAQAAAPGITGKVFNLSAEEARITQPDGTSVYSWGYGCAANSATPLVFSPSTIAGATCPTMQIPGPTLIVRQGDIITVTLTNNLPVAAGNTSILFPGFNVCAGTLSPDGKTCSGAAAGNGVPGLLTQEAPHGGTVTYTFVAATPGTHTYYSGTQGDLQVEMGLYGAIIVLPNTSANTAGCMALPDTGRPFGQHDFRNAPAAFDNSAACYDREYLFQFSEMDPKIHQQAEQQVAANTTCTKPTGCMTVATEPYHPAYFMVNGRSMPDDMDPNYAPQYPHQPYNGNPHMHPGELVLLRIIGTGRWQHPFHEHGNHVRVLARDGNLLLSAADPNNPAAAQLPAGPLLFTTTTTPGLTMDGIFYWTGKGLNWDVYGHYAGDGSVCIPDANGYYTTASNPPAPRDAPNYYEWCQDHGKALEKAPFGKVGSGGPVTLPDSHILTNGFWYGGSPYLGPDATTRATSPTGTTPPSGIQLNPAATEAGFAFMWHSHNEREITTNNIFPGGMMMMMLVDPPVFPIDESN from the coding sequence GTGGGACACATCACTCACCGCGCGTGGACCGAGACGCTCGCGCACCTTGGACGGCTCGCGCGCGTCGTCGTCGCGACGCTCGCCGCGCTGCTGTCGATGCATGCGCAGGCCGCCGCGCCGGGCATCACCGGCAAGGTCTTCAACCTGAGCGCCGAGGAAGCCCGCATCACGCAGCCCGACGGCACGAGCGTCTATTCGTGGGGCTACGGTTGCGCGGCGAACAGCGCGACGCCGCTGGTCTTCTCGCCGTCGACGATCGCCGGCGCGACCTGTCCGACGATGCAGATCCCCGGCCCGACCTTGATCGTCAGGCAGGGCGACATCATTACCGTGACGCTCACCAACAATCTTCCCGTCGCGGCCGGCAACACGTCGATCCTGTTTCCGGGGTTCAACGTATGCGCCGGGACGTTGAGCCCGGACGGCAAGACCTGCAGCGGCGCGGCGGCCGGCAACGGTGTGCCGGGACTGCTGACGCAGGAGGCGCCGCACGGCGGGACGGTCACCTATACGTTCGTCGCTGCGACGCCGGGCACGCACACGTACTACAGCGGCACGCAGGGCGACCTGCAGGTCGAGATGGGGCTGTACGGCGCGATCATCGTGCTGCCGAACACGTCGGCCAACACGGCGGGCTGCATGGCGCTCCCGGATACGGGCAGGCCCTTCGGCCAGCACGATTTCCGCAACGCGCCGGCGGCCTTCGACAACAGCGCGGCCTGCTACGATCGCGAGTATCTGTTTCAGTTCTCCGAAATGGATCCGAAGATCCATCAGCAGGCGGAACAGCAGGTCGCGGCGAACACCACGTGCACGAAGCCGACCGGCTGCATGACGGTTGCGACCGAGCCCTACCATCCGGCGTACTTCATGGTCAACGGCCGCTCGATGCCGGACGACATGGACCCGAACTACGCGCCGCAGTATCCGCACCAGCCGTACAACGGCAACCCGCACATGCATCCGGGCGAGCTGGTGCTGCTGCGGATCATCGGCACGGGCCGCTGGCAGCATCCGTTCCACGAGCACGGCAACCACGTGCGGGTGCTCGCGCGCGACGGCAACCTGCTGCTGAGCGCGGCCGACCCGAACAATCCGGCGGCGGCTCAACTGCCGGCCGGCCCGCTGCTGTTCACGACGACCACGACGCCGGGCCTCACGATGGACGGGATCTTCTATTGGACCGGCAAGGGCCTGAACTGGGACGTCTACGGCCATTACGCGGGCGACGGCAGCGTCTGCATCCCGGACGCGAACGGCTACTACACGACGGCCTCGAACCCGCCGGCCCCGCGCGACGCGCCGAACTACTACGAGTGGTGCCAGGACCACGGCAAGGCGCTCGAGAAGGCGCCGTTCGGCAAGGTCGGCAGCGGCGGCCCGGTCACGCTGCCGGACTCGCACATCCTGACGAACGGCTTCTGGTATGGCGGCAGCCCTTATCTCGGACCGGACGCGACCACGCGCGCGACGTCTCCGACAGGTACGACACCGCCCAGCGGGATACAACTGAACCCGGCAGCGACGGAAGCAGGCTTCGCATTCATGTGGCACTCGCATAACGAGCGCGAGATCACGACGAACAACATCTTCCCGGGCGGAATGATGATGATGATGCTCGTCGATCCTCCGGTATTTCCGATCGACGAATCCAATTAG
- a CDS encoding multicopper oxidase domain-containing protein, with protein MFSTRTYCSSVAALLLLLFAVPSFAQSFRVQCPFTTPSHPTALPLGAGEPAYTKPTYTGQTSTATGAVNGAIKCQQISGGDGYATMANGVQTYLFAFGPLSGLADIKAGLPGTEFASVFNTVGDPRTDPTYNGAVGLAPDPDAGGALTGHVDPRPIMDIGVMNGNEPAPLMAIDEDDEFFLTLTNVGMIMRPDLFEKHTVHFHGYPNASSFYDGVPDASVAINIGASFTYYYLAPDAGTYFWHCHITPPEHLQMGMVGQIYVRPRQDRVPAGVSLYESLVTQQSDLRTRCGNDILCSTPLPKQDTGLVRAANPNIPPTSPATLSLYAYNDGDGSTAYDVEYPVQIHGFDPNFHFVGMTFNPEPFTDMKDKFFLLNGRSYPDTVTEGPMSTPSSDAAMHPSQPLATLINIPAGGRALLRISDLDVTEYQTLASLGIPMHVIAINARMLRDMAGNNLAYDTNSITLGGGESLDLILDASDKTKYHSGQIFYLYTPNLDHLSNDQENFGGLMTEVHICSAVDPITKHCTL; from the coding sequence ATGTTCAGCACCCGCACGTACTGCAGCAGTGTGGCGGCACTGTTGCTCCTGTTGTTCGCCGTTCCGTCGTTCGCGCAATCGTTCCGTGTCCAATGCCCGTTCACCACGCCGTCGCATCCGACCGCGCTGCCGCTCGGCGCGGGCGAGCCGGCCTACACCAAGCCGACCTATACGGGGCAGACCTCCACCGCGACCGGTGCCGTGAACGGCGCGATCAAGTGCCAGCAGATCTCGGGCGGCGACGGTTACGCGACGATGGCCAATGGCGTGCAGACCTACCTGTTCGCGTTCGGTCCGCTGTCCGGCCTGGCGGACATCAAGGCCGGCCTGCCCGGCACGGAGTTCGCGTCGGTGTTCAACACCGTCGGCGATCCGCGAACGGACCCGACCTACAACGGCGCGGTCGGCCTCGCGCCCGATCCGGACGCGGGCGGCGCGCTGACCGGGCATGTCGATCCGCGCCCGATCATGGACATCGGCGTGATGAACGGCAACGAGCCGGCGCCGCTGATGGCGATCGACGAGGACGACGAGTTTTTCCTCACGCTCACGAACGTCGGGATGATCATGCGTCCCGACCTGTTCGAAAAGCACACGGTGCACTTCCACGGCTACCCGAATGCGTCGTCGTTCTATGACGGCGTGCCGGACGCGTCGGTCGCGATCAACATCGGCGCGAGCTTCACGTACTACTACCTCGCGCCGGATGCGGGCACCTATTTCTGGCACTGCCACATCACGCCGCCGGAGCACCTGCAGATGGGCATGGTCGGCCAGATCTACGTGCGGCCGCGCCAGGACCGGGTGCCCGCGGGCGTGTCGCTGTACGAGTCGCTGGTCACCCAGCAATCCGACCTGCGCACGCGCTGCGGAAACGACATTCTCTGCTCGACGCCGCTGCCCAAGCAGGACACCGGGCTCGTGCGCGCGGCCAACCCGAACATTCCGCCGACCAGCCCGGCGACGCTGTCGCTGTACGCATACAACGACGGCGACGGCTCGACCGCATACGACGTCGAGTACCCGGTCCAGATCCACGGCTTCGATCCGAACTTCCACTTCGTCGGCATGACGTTCAATCCGGAGCCGTTCACCGACATGAAGGACAAGTTCTTCCTGTTGAACGGCCGCAGCTATCCGGACACGGTGACCGAAGGGCCGATGTCGACGCCGTCGTCGGATGCCGCGATGCATCCGTCGCAGCCACTGGCGACGCTGATCAACATCCCGGCCGGCGGCAGGGCGTTGCTGCGGATCTCGGATCTCGACGTGACCGAATACCAGACGCTGGCGTCGCTCGGCATCCCGATGCACGTGATCGCGATCAACGCCCGGATGCTGCGCGACATGGCCGGCAACAACCTGGCCTACGACACGAATTCGATCACGCTCGGCGGCGGCGAGTCGCTCGACCTGATCCTCGACGCCAGCGACAAGACGAAATACCACTCGGGCCAGATTTTCTACCTGTACACGCCGAACCTCGATCACCTGTCGAACGATCAGGAAAACTTCGGCGGCCTGATGACCGAGGTTCACATCTGCAGCGCGGTGGATCCGATCACGAAGCATTGCACTCTTTGA
- a CDS encoding TerD family protein has protein sequence MINLSKGGRVNLSKEAPGTQKFRIGLGWDANATDTGTDFDLDVSVFLCKYDAQGNPKLISDQHFVFYNSEVRTMERKDTFIQPGDDFPKRGMPASKCLGVVHSGDNRTGSGGGDDEVIFIDVTKLAADIEEISVVVTIDQAEARRQNFGQVRNSYIQIADEVSGAVIAKYALEEDFSMETSVQVGSFYRRDGHFMFKAVGAGYNRGLGDFVRAYGGAV, from the coding sequence ATGATCAATTTGTCGAAAGGCGGTCGCGTCAACCTGTCGAAGGAAGCGCCCGGCACGCAGAAGTTCCGCATCGGTCTCGGTTGGGACGCGAACGCGACGGACACGGGCACGGATTTCGATCTCGACGTGTCGGTGTTCCTGTGCAAGTACGACGCGCAGGGTAATCCGAAGCTGATCTCGGATCAGCATTTCGTGTTCTACAACAGCGAAGTGCGCACGATGGAGCGCAAGGACACCTTCATCCAGCCGGGCGACGATTTCCCGAAGCGCGGGATGCCCGCATCGAAGTGCCTGGGTGTCGTGCACAGCGGCGACAACCGCACGGGCAGCGGCGGCGGCGATGACGAGGTGATCTTCATCGACGTGACGAAGCTCGCCGCGGACATCGAGGAAATCTCGGTGGTCGTGACGATCGACCAGGCCGAGGCGCGTCGCCAGAATTTCGGCCAGGTGCGCAACAGCTACATCCAGATCGCCGACGAGGTGTCGGGCGCAGTGATCGCGAAGTATGCGCTCGAGGAAGACTTCTCGATGGAGACGTCGGTGCAGGTGGGCAGCTTCTATCGCCGCGACGGCCACTTCATGTTCAAGGCGGTCGGCGCCGGCTACAACCGCGGCCTGGGCGACTTCGTGCGCGCGTACGGCGGCGCGGTCTGA
- a CDS encoding DUF475 domain-containing protein — protein sequence MLKDFKIPLSLTALALVAAYFLGGVKDMLIVAVLCVLEISLSLDNAVVNASVLKNWSEKWRNRFMVFGLPVAVFGMRLVFPLLIVAVIGHIGMWDALTLAIESPEKYAAILTSAHHQVSAFGGAFLLMVFFKFMLDTEKDEHWIGFLEGPMRHLGRITALEVALTLAIVIVASFYVPSAEQVAFLLAGAFGVISFVIAHGIGDLIGGEETGTRVVREGVAGFMYLEVLDSSFSFDGVIGAFALSNNIFLIALGLGVGAAYIREMTLVLLKKGTLAQYRYLEHGAFWAIGALATIMFLGVKFEVPEVITGLVGAAMIAAAVWSSIVVQRKEDRATAGGK from the coding sequence ATGTTGAAAGACTTCAAGATCCCGCTGTCGCTCACGGCGCTCGCACTGGTCGCCGCGTATTTCCTCGGCGGCGTGAAGGACATGCTGATCGTCGCGGTCCTGTGCGTGCTCGAAATCTCGTTGTCGCTCGACAACGCGGTCGTCAACGCCTCCGTGCTCAAGAACTGGTCGGAGAAGTGGCGCAACCGCTTCATGGTGTTCGGCCTGCCGGTCGCCGTGTTCGGCATGCGGCTCGTGTTCCCGCTGCTGATCGTCGCGGTGATCGGCCACATCGGCATGTGGGATGCGCTGACGCTCGCGATCGAGTCGCCGGAGAAGTACGCGGCGATCCTGACTTCCGCGCATCACCAGGTGTCGGCGTTCGGCGGCGCGTTCCTGCTGATGGTGTTCTTCAAGTTCATGCTCGACACCGAGAAGGACGAGCACTGGATCGGCTTCCTCGAAGGCCCGATGCGCCATCTCGGCCGCATCACCGCGCTGGAAGTGGCGCTGACGCTCGCGATCGTGATCGTCGCGTCGTTCTACGTGCCGTCGGCGGAACAGGTCGCCTTCCTGCTCGCGGGTGCGTTCGGCGTGATCAGCTTCGTGATCGCGCACGGCATCGGCGACCTGATCGGCGGCGAGGAAACGGGCACGCGCGTGGTGCGCGAAGGCGTCGCGGGCTTCATGTATCTCGAGGTGCTCGATTCGTCATTCAGCTTCGACGGCGTGATCGGTGCATTCGCGCTGTCGAACAACATCTTCCTGATCGCGCTCGGCCTCGGCGTCGGCGCGGCCTATATCCGGGAGATGACGCTCGTGCTGCTGAAGAAGGGCACGCTCGCGCAGTATCGCTATCTCGAACACGGCGCGTTCTGGGCGATCGGTGCGCTCGCAACGATCATGTTCCTCGGCGTGAAGTTCGAGGTGCCCGAGGTCATCACGGGCCTGGTCGGCGCGGCGATGATCGCCGCGGCCGTGTGGTCGTCGATCGTCGTGCAGCGCAAGGAAGATCGCGCGACGGCCGGCGGCAAGTGA
- a CDS encoding VWA domain-containing protein: MITLEKRAAKVAIVLEKRQILKPPVVRVGAALDISGSAKPLYQSGVIQETHDRILGIALKFDDNGEVDTWTFTEGFNRLPTATPDNYGSYISDHVLEARIDKWGGTQYAPVMNDIVDFFFRAPEPSPKREEKRGFLSRLFGGADETPVPAAAAPVNGHLPAWVLFVTDGQNPKNDRKRVRQLLAESQHYPLYWSLVGVGDPSEFGFLAEIAEEMPNVGFLHLESLDISDEQIYEQLITQEFCDWVRAK; the protein is encoded by the coding sequence ATGATTACGCTTGAGAAACGCGCGGCGAAGGTCGCGATCGTCCTCGAAAAACGCCAGATCCTGAAGCCGCCCGTCGTGCGCGTCGGCGCGGCGCTCGACATCTCCGGCTCCGCGAAGCCGCTCTATCAGTCGGGCGTGATTCAGGAGACGCACGACCGGATCCTCGGCATCGCACTGAAGTTCGACGACAACGGCGAAGTCGACACGTGGACCTTCACCGAAGGCTTCAACCGGCTGCCGACCGCGACGCCGGACAACTACGGCTCGTACATTTCCGACCACGTGCTCGAAGCGCGGATCGACAAATGGGGCGGCACGCAGTACGCGCCGGTGATGAACGACATCGTCGACTTCTTCTTCCGCGCGCCGGAGCCGTCGCCGAAGCGCGAGGAAAAGCGCGGTTTCCTGAGCCGGCTGTTCGGCGGCGCGGACGAGACGCCCGTGCCGGCGGCTGCCGCGCCGGTCAACGGCCATCTGCCCGCGTGGGTGCTGTTCGTCACCGACGGGCAGAACCCGAAGAACGATCGCAAGCGCGTGCGCCAGCTGCTGGCCGAGTCGCAGCACTACCCGCTGTACTGGTCGCTCGTCGGCGTCGGCGACCCGAGCGAATTCGGCTTCCTCGCGGAAATCGCGGAAGAGATGCCGAACGTCGGCTTCCTGCATCTCGAATCGCTCGACATCAGCGACGAACAGATCTACGAACAGTTGATCACGCAGGAATTCTGCGACTGGGTGCGCGCGAAGTAA
- a CDS encoding toxic anion resistance protein translates to MKPLFDDKNSDAVSVRPSIPSSSPVVTSPAVAMPPAADAARLITVDEIDQLGATQGTRIAAFSQQILASVRASDADQFGDKLNELIATAKGLDPRGADKGGLLTQVTRLFRSTKEKLLSQYESVSKRMDTLVVELESHARRQKAGIDELERMYNDNYALHQELAQSKAHGETALATLRAHLAAGQQPADDAFAAQRLLDVKRKVDALESKLDDLDRAMLMSKQLAPQIRMEQDQKRTLTSKFMTIKTVLIPAWTNAFALYLEQLSTKRAAALANATYDAADEAIRAQADLNRQNAQEVAKLGQRPVISTDTFEYAQQQLFGAFDDITQIIADGKRQREQDAPRLRQLEQDLITRFAPKHN, encoded by the coding sequence ATGAAGCCGCTATTCGACGACAAGAACTCCGATGCGGTCAGCGTCCGTCCTTCCATTCCGTCCTCGTCTCCCGTCGTTACGTCGCCCGCCGTCGCCATGCCGCCGGCGGCCGACGCCGCGCGCCTGATCACCGTCGACGAGATCGACCAGCTCGGCGCGACGCAGGGCACGCGGATCGCCGCCTTCTCCCAGCAGATTCTCGCGAGCGTCCGCGCGTCGGATGCCGACCAGTTCGGTGACAAGCTCAACGAACTGATCGCGACCGCGAAGGGGCTCGATCCGCGCGGCGCCGACAAGGGCGGGCTGCTCACGCAGGTCACGCGGCTGTTTCGCTCGACCAAGGAGAAGCTGCTGTCGCAATACGAATCGGTGAGCAAGCGGATGGATACGCTCGTCGTCGAGCTCGAGAGTCATGCGCGGCGCCAGAAGGCCGGCATCGACGAGCTCGAGCGGATGTACAACGACAACTACGCGCTGCACCAGGAGCTCGCGCAGTCGAAGGCGCACGGCGAAACGGCGCTCGCGACGCTGCGTGCGCATCTCGCGGCCGGCCAGCAGCCGGCGGACGACGCGTTCGCCGCACAACGCCTGCTCGACGTGAAGCGCAAGGTCGACGCGCTCGAAAGCAAGCTCGACGACCTCGACCGCGCGATGCTGATGTCGAAGCAGCTCGCGCCGCAGATCCGCATGGAGCAGGACCAGAAACGCACGCTGACGTCGAAGTTCATGACGATCAAGACCGTGCTGATCCCCGCGTGGACCAATGCGTTCGCGCTCTACCTCGAGCAGCTCAGCACGAAGCGCGCGGCGGCGCTCGCGAACGCGACGTACGACGCGGCCGACGAGGCGATCCGCGCGCAGGCCGACCTGAATCGCCAGAACGCGCAGGAAGTCGCGAAGCTCGGCCAGCGTCCGGTGATCTCGACCGACACGTTCGAATACGCGCAGCAGCAGCTGTTCGGCGCCTTCGACGACATCACGCAGATCATCGCCGACGGCAAGCGCCAGCGCGAGCAGGACGCGCCGCGCCTGCGCCAGCTCGAACAGGACCTGATCACCCGATTCGCTCCGAAGCACAACTGA
- a CDS encoding amidase family protein: MLQAARAADERRRRGGALGRLHGLPVPVKDSVNTRALPTSNGTLSLSGFRPSADAGVIGLLGEEGAIVMGKTNLHELSFGWTSNNETFGAVRNPYDLARSPGGSSGGSAAAVSARMAPLAVAEDTWGSIRLPASFCGIAGFRPSRGRYPDDGIMPLSRNFDQVGPLARFVEDLVLFDRIAARDARAIEPRPVTEMRVAVPAALWAELDPEVERVARHALARLREAGVSVVEIAGSLNEVARAAGIVGTIVAAELRSSVADFLRRHEAGVAFDDLYATLGSNTKNLMDAMVLPPHTPTREAYEAALRERNALASSVAAGMREHRADVLAFPVAMVRAPRIGEETGVTIDGGRTIDAFDALGRNVGLGSCAGMASIVLPAGRADDGMPVGIEFAGLPGGDRDVLAIGLSLERLLGGVEPPAVRA, translated from the coding sequence GTGCTGCAGGCGGCCCGCGCGGCCGACGAACGGCGCAGGCGCGGCGGCGCGCTCGGCCGGCTCCATGGCTTGCCGGTTCCGGTGAAGGACAGCGTGAATACGCGCGCGCTGCCGACGTCGAACGGCACGCTGTCCCTGTCGGGCTTCCGGCCGTCCGCCGACGCCGGCGTGATCGGCCTGCTCGGCGAGGAAGGGGCGATCGTCATGGGCAAGACCAATCTGCACGAGCTGTCGTTCGGCTGGACCAGCAACAACGAAACCTTCGGGGCGGTTCGCAATCCGTACGATCTCGCGCGCAGCCCGGGCGGCAGCAGCGGCGGCTCGGCCGCCGCGGTGTCGGCCCGGATGGCGCCGCTCGCGGTGGCCGAGGATACGTGGGGATCGATTCGCCTGCCGGCGTCCTTCTGCGGGATCGCGGGTTTTCGCCCGAGCCGCGGACGCTATCCGGACGACGGCATCATGCCGTTGAGCCGCAACTTCGATCAGGTCGGCCCGCTTGCCCGCTTCGTCGAGGATCTCGTCCTGTTCGATCGGATTGCCGCGCGCGATGCGCGTGCGATCGAGCCGCGCCCCGTGACCGAGATGCGCGTCGCCGTCCCGGCGGCGCTCTGGGCGGAGCTCGATCCCGAAGTTGAGCGGGTCGCGCGGCATGCACTGGCGCGCCTGCGCGAAGCGGGCGTATCCGTCGTGGAAATCGCCGGCTCGCTGAACGAGGTGGCGCGCGCGGCCGGCATCGTCGGGACGATCGTGGCCGCCGAACTGCGCAGCAGCGTCGCGGATTTCCTTCGACGCCACGAAGCGGGGGTTGCTTTCGACGATCTGTACGCGACGCTCGGGTCGAATACGAAGAACCTGATGGATGCGATGGTCCTGCCGCCGCACACGCCCACGCGCGAAGCGTACGAGGCGGCGTTGCGCGAGCGGAATGCGCTCGCGTCGAGCGTTGCCGCCGGCATGCGCGAGCATCGCGCGGACGTGCTCGCGTTTCCGGTTGCCATGGTGCGTGCGCCCCGGATCGGCGAGGAAACCGGCGTGACGATCGACGGCGGGCGCACGATCGACGCGTTCGACGCACTGGGCCGCAACGTCGGGCTCGGCAGTTGCGCCGGCATGGCGAGCATCGTGCTGCCCGCCGGACGCGCGGACGACGGCATGCCGGTCGGGATCGAGTTCGCCGGGCTGCCGGGCGGAGACAGGGACGTGCTCGCGATCGGACTTTCGCTGGAACGGTTGCTCGGCGGCGTGGAACCGCCTGCGGTTCGGGCCTGA
- a CDS encoding MFS transporter, with translation MTTHTITLVGYLAASSVPTPLYRLYQAQWHFSPMLLTLIFGVYALSLLSALIVAGALSDYIGRRPVISAALVLEMGAMGLFLAAAGPGWLIAARVLQGVATGLATASVAAALIDLDRERGAFTNGLAPMGGMSLGVLGSTALAQLAPAPLHLAFVLLLALFAFQLLQTWRTPETAGGRPGALKSLRPSISVPPAARAELLAITPINIAVWALGGFYLSLMPSLIGKVTGAASVWFGGLSVAALTLSGGAAVLVVRVRKPLPVLIVGALALLIGIPAILAGADLGVTAILLVGSVIAGVGFGAGFLGAVRSVMPLAQPHERAGLMAAFYVESYLANCLPAILAGYMTQRLGLLKVANFYGGALMLLVLVGLVLAIVRHRSDRRVAGRPAH, from the coding sequence ATGACGACCCACACGATCACGCTGGTGGGCTATCTGGCCGCGTCGAGCGTGCCGACGCCGCTCTATCGGCTTTATCAGGCGCAATGGCATTTCTCGCCGATGCTGCTGACGCTGATCTTCGGGGTGTATGCGCTGTCGCTGCTGTCTGCGCTGATCGTGGCGGGAGCGCTGTCCGATTATATCGGCCGGCGTCCGGTGATCAGCGCGGCGCTCGTGCTTGAAATGGGCGCGATGGGGCTGTTTCTGGCGGCGGCCGGCCCGGGCTGGCTCATCGCCGCCCGGGTGCTGCAGGGCGTGGCGACCGGGCTCGCCACCGCGTCCGTGGCGGCCGCCCTCATCGACCTCGACCGGGAGCGGGGCGCGTTCACCAACGGGCTGGCGCCGATGGGCGGCATGTCGCTCGGGGTGCTCGGATCGACCGCGCTGGCCCAACTGGCGCCGGCGCCGTTGCATCTCGCATTTGTCCTGCTGCTGGCGCTGTTCGCGTTTCAGCTGTTGCAGACGTGGCGCACGCCGGAAACGGCGGGCGGCCGGCCCGGCGCGCTGAAGTCGCTGCGGCCGAGCATTTCGGTGCCGCCGGCCGCCAGGGCCGAGCTGCTGGCGATCACGCCGATCAACATAGCGGTGTGGGCGCTCGGTGGCTTCTATCTGTCGTTGATGCCGTCGCTGATCGGCAAGGTGACCGGCGCGGCGTCGGTCTGGTTCGGCGGGCTGAGCGTCGCGGCGCTGACGTTGAGCGGCGGTGCGGCCGTCCTGGTCGTGCGCGTGCGCAAGCCGCTGCCGGTGCTGATCGTCGGCGCGCTGGCGCTGCTCATCGGCATTCCCGCGATCCTCGCGGGCGCCGATCTGGGCGTGACGGCGATCCTGCTGGTCGGCTCGGTGATCGCCGGGGTCGGCTTCGGCGCGGGTTTTCTAGGCGCGGTGCGCAGCGTGATGCCGCTCGCGCAGCCGCACGAACGCGCGGGGCTGATGGCGGCCTTCTATGTGGAAAGCTATCTCGCGAACTGCCTGCCGGCGATTCTCGCGGGCTATATGACGCAGCGGCTCGGCTTGCTGAAGGTCGCCAATTTCTATGGCGGCGCATTGATGCTGCTGGTGCTGGTGGGACTGGTGCTCGCGATCGTGCGGCATCGGAGCGATCGCCGCGTGGCCGGACGGCCCGCGCATTGA
- a CDS encoding TetR/AcrR family transcriptional regulator, which yields MTTRKGLRPGGRSARVQEAVHRAVRGLQQEHGRDGLTVPAIAARAGVTPSTIYRRWGDLPQLLSDVAVEHLLPDSLPPDTGSFRQDMEHWLAQYLEEMSSEVGRTLLRDVLSSADPLNAGQCARCVEEQLDRMREQALARGETPPACQTLMDYVIAPLVYRILFAAEAPTYAFAQTLLDRVLARVVEIET from the coding sequence ATGACGACGAGAAAGGGATTGAGGCCGGGTGGTCGCAGCGCGCGTGTGCAGGAAGCCGTGCATCGCGCAGTCCGGGGCCTCCAGCAGGAACACGGCCGGGACGGCCTGACCGTGCCGGCTATTGCGGCGCGCGCCGGCGTGACGCCGTCCACCATCTACCGGCGCTGGGGCGACCTGCCGCAGCTGCTTTCCGACGTGGCCGTCGAGCATCTCCTGCCCGACAGTCTTCCGCCGGACACGGGTTCGTTTCGACAGGACATGGAGCACTGGCTGGCCCAGTATCTCGAGGAGATGTCGTCCGAGGTCGGCCGGACGCTGCTGCGCGACGTGCTGAGCAGCGCCGATCCGCTCAATGCGGGGCAATGTGCGCGCTGTGTCGAGGAACAGCTGGACCGCATGCGCGAGCAGGCGCTTGCGCGCGGGGAGACGCCGCCGGCTTGCCAGACCCTGATGGATTACGTCATCGCGCCGCTGGTCTACCGGATCCTGTTCGCGGCGGAAGCGCCGACGTATGCGTTTGCGCAGACGCTGCTGGATCGGGTGCTGGCGCGGGTCGTCGAGATCGAGACGTAA
- a CDS encoding IS30 family transposase — translation MKKSYSHLSAEERAVIMIESGKKVSVRAIARLLGRSASTVTRELARNRAESARCYDATVAAKAYRTRRERSRRPRKLLAASALYWHVHHQLVYRRWSPQQIAARLREMHPDSPDQRVSHETIYAAIYTHPRGGLKQAMIEALRQEKPARGNPRKTLARKSFVPEELRIIHRPEQIETRKWPGHWEGDLVKGAFNRSCVGTLVERKTRFVVLCRMDGCTAKDALEGFTRQMKKLPAFLRESLTYDRGSEMTCHVELAERLNLDIWFADPYAPWQRGSNENTNGLLRQFLPKGMDLSGVTQTQLNDIAKLLNGRPRQTLGWKTPEEAMAIELAAAGLAKRCT, via the coding sequence ATGAAGAAAAGCTACAGCCACCTGAGCGCGGAAGAACGTGCGGTGATCATGATCGAAAGCGGAAAGAAGGTGAGCGTGCGCGCGATCGCCCGACTGCTCGGACGCAGCGCATCGACCGTCACGCGAGAACTGGCGCGCAACCGCGCCGAGTCTGCGCGATGTTATGACGCGACGGTCGCGGCCAAGGCCTACCGCACGCGGCGCGAGCGAAGCCGGCGGCCGCGCAAACTGCTTGCCGCAAGCGCGCTGTACTGGCATGTGCATCATCAACTGGTCTATCGGCGCTGGTCGCCGCAGCAAATTGCTGCCAGACTTCGCGAGATGCACCCAGACAGCCCCGACCAGCGCGTCAGCCACGAAACGATCTACGCGGCGATTTACACCCATCCTCGTGGTGGCTTGAAGCAAGCCATGATCGAGGCGCTTCGCCAGGAAAAGCCTGCGCGCGGCAACCCGCGCAAGACCCTTGCCCGCAAGAGCTTCGTACCGGAAGAACTGCGCATCATTCACCGGCCCGAGCAGATCGAAACGCGCAAATGGCCGGGGCATTGGGAAGGCGATCTGGTCAAGGGCGCCTTCAATCGCTCCTGCGTGGGCACGCTGGTCGAGCGCAAGACACGCTTCGTGGTGCTGTGCCGCATGGACGGCTGTACGGCGAAGGATGCACTCGAAGGCTTCACGCGCCAGATGAAGAAGTTGCCGGCGTTCTTGCGCGAGAGCCTGACGTATGACCGTGGATCGGAAATGACCTGTCATGTCGAACTGGCCGAGCGGCTGAATCTCGATATCTGGTTTGCGGACCCATACGCGCCTTGGCAGCGAGGCAGCAACGAGAACACCAACGGTTTGCTGCGCCAGTTCTTGCCCAAGGGCATGGACCTGTCGGGCGTCACGCAAACGCAGTTGAACGACATCGCCAAATTGCTCAATGGCCGTCCTCGTCAAACCCTCGGATGGAAAACGCCGGAAGAGGCGATGGCCATTGAATTGGCTGCCGCTGGATTAGCGAAACGTTGCACTTGA